From a single Stomoxys calcitrans chromosome 4, idStoCalc2.1, whole genome shotgun sequence genomic region:
- the LOC106094811 gene encoding fibrous sheath CABYR-binding protein-like → MKFVLIALALLGAVAADVSHLSNEYLPPHEAEVNKEYLPPHMEALLSHNHVEYAEQTNEVPQEEEPAPVVEEAAEESASEFQQSYAADEPEDSSSNTVEEQAAPEPAPVDIPQSYESSASSGVETQYGENGGYVY, encoded by the exons ATG AAATTCGTCTTAATTGCCTTGGCCCTTTTGGGTGCCGTTGCCGCTGATGTCAGCCACTTGAGCAATGAATACCTGCCACCACATGAAGCTGAAGTGAACAAAGAATACCTGCCCCCACATATGGAAGCTTTGTTGTCTCACAATCATGTGGAATATGCCGAACAAACCAATGAAGTGCCCCAGGAAGAGGAACCAGCCCCCGTGGTTGAGGAAGCAGCCGAAGAGTCTGCCTCAGAATTCCAACAAAGCTATGCCGCTGATGAACCCGAAGACTCTTCCTCAAACACGGTTGAGGAGCAAGCCGCCCCCGAACCAGCACCTGTTGACATTCCTCAATCCTATGAATCCAGTGCCTCCTCAGGTGTAGAAACCCAATATGGCGAGAATGGTGGATACGTTTAttag
- the LOC106094810 gene encoding uncharacterized protein LOC106094810, giving the protein MRNISVHVIVIMLVERFFSKIQAAGFASVQDFGVLDYALTKRKSNQNMKFFIAALALLGAASGAIFPGSANIPLPGSDTFTQQQAAYWTSVSKQIEDQGKKFTGKITLDNLNYGPAYAGEIKSTAEVPPVQDTKYYTGYIKGPVEPPVVSAADVLNNHVDKKAFGKITFNNINYAGLGNTESLPPPPGSDDFTNQQGAYWSAVRQQNGDKKFTGKIRLDNLKYGPGYAGDITSDSNSESLPPPPGSDDFTNQQGAYWSAVSKQNEQPEKKYYTGLVYIPGQDDAAPTNADGADTMSAAVMPGSDDFTNQQGAYWSAISKQNEDKKFTGKIRLDNLKYGPGYAGDIPSDSNTESLPPPPGSDDFTNQQGAYWSAVSKQNEQPEKKYYTGLVYIPGQDDAAATPVDGDDTMSAAVMPGSDDFTNQQGAYWSAISKQNEDKKFTGKIQLDNLKYGPGYAGDIPSDSNTESLPPPPGSDDFTNQQAAHWSSVSNGDDTMSAAVMPGSDDFTNQQAAYWSSQTENPEDQYHTGLVYIPGQDDDKYLTTVEEALQKPEDQYHTGLVYIPGQDDDKYLTTVEEALQKPEDQYHTGLVYIPGQDDDKYLTTVEEALKKPETEKKFYTGLTPPPPEQKYYTGLIPPPEQKYATGAILPEDLKPQPPKKEYYTGLLIPEEFKTQEPENKQYSGLLPPTGTNNQKPPKQYYTGLLIPEELKNQQPVKQYYTGLSIPEEFKTQKPENKYFTGLLPPTGSNNQKPEQKYYTGLLPPTGTNNQKPPKQYYTGLLIPEELQNQQPVKQYYTGLSIPEEFKTEKPEIKYYTGLLPPTGANNQKPQKQYYTGLSIPEEFKNQQPVKEYYTGLLIPEELQNQQPVKQYYTGLSIPEDLKNQQPVKQYYTGLSIPEEFKTQQPENKYYTGLLPPSGTNNQKPQQKYYTGLLPPTGANNQKPQQKYYTGLTPPTGDYWNSYNYAQQTPKKDYYTGLAYYPGQYSSFGDYWTQQSSRHSYPSYSYHQTSVKVPRVSSLWYNWYSSPSYFPNTGYNSYFF; this is encoded by the exons TTCAAGCTGCTGGTTTTGCATCAGTACAGGATTTTGGAGTCTTGGATTACGCATTGACTAAGCGTAAGAGTAACCAAAACATG aaatTCTTTATAGCCGCCTTAGCACTATTGGGTGCAGCTTCTGGGGCCATTTTCCCCGGCAGTGCAAACATTCCGTTGCCAGGTTCGGATACGTTTACCCAACAACAGGCTGCCTATTGGACCTCGGTTAGCAAGCAGATTGAAGATCAAGGCAAGAAGTTCACTGGAAAGATTACTCTGGACAATCTTAACTATGGTCCTGCTTATGCCGGTGAAATCAAGTCCACAGCGGAAGTTCCCCCAGTTCAAGATACGAAATACTACACTGGCTATATCAAAGGTCCTGTAGAACCACCAGTAGTTTCTGCAGCTGATGTATTGAACAATCATGTAGACAAAAAGGCTTTTGGCAAAATTACCTTTAATAATATCAACTATGCTGGTCTTGGCAACACTGAGTCGCTTCCTCCACCCCCCGGCTCTGATGATTTTACCAACCAACAAGGTGCTTATTGGTCAGCTGTTCGCCAACAAAATGGGGATAAGAAATTCACCGGCAAAATCCGATTGGATAACTTGAAATATGGTCCTGGCTATGCTGGAGATATCACTAGTGATTCTAACAGTGAATCGCTTCCCCCACCTCCCGGCTCTGATGATTTTACCAATCAACAAGGTGCTTATTGGTCAGCTGTAAGCAAGCAAAACGAGCAACCTGAAAAGAAATACTACACTGGCTTGGTATACATACCAGGACAAGATGATGCCGCACCTACCAATGCCGATGGAGCTGATACCATGAGTGCCGCTGTTATGCCCGGCTCTGATGATTTTACCAATCAACAAGGTGCTTACTGGTCAGCCATTAGCAAACAAAATGAGGATAAGAAATTCACCGGCAAAATCCGATTGGATAACTTGAAATATGGTCCTGGTTATGCTGGAGATATCCCTAGTGATTCCAACACTGAATCGCTTCCCCCACCTCCCGGCTCCGACGATTTTACCAATCAACAAGGTGCTTATTGGTCAGCTGTGAGCAAGCAAAACGAGCAACCTGAAAAGAAATACTACACTGGCTTGGTATACATTCCAGGACAAGATGATGCCGCAGCTACCCCCGTTGATGGAGATGATACCATGAGTGCCGCTGTTATGCCCGGCTCTGATGATTTTACCAATCAACAAGGCGCTTACTGGTCAGCCATTAGCAAACAAAATGAGGATAAGAAATTCACTGGCAAAATCCAATTGGATAACTTGAAATATGGTCCTGGTTATGCTGGAGATATCCCTAGTGATTCCAACACGGAATCGCTGCCCCCACCTCCCGGTTCTGATGATTTTACCAATCAACAAGCCGCCCATTGGTCATCTGTGAGCAATGGAGATGATACCATGAGTGCTGCTGTTATGCCCGGCTCTGATGACTTTACCAACCAACAAGCTGCCTATTGGTCCTCACAAACTGAGAATCCAGAAGATCAATATCACACCGGTTTGGTTTACATTCCCGGTCAGGATGACGACAAATACCTTACAACTGTGGAAGAAGCTCTCCAAAAACCAGAAGATCAATATCACACCGGTTTGGTTTACATTCCCGGTCAGGATGATGACAAATACCTAACCACTGTAGAAGAAGCTCTCCAAAAACCAGAAGATCAATATCACACCGGTTTGGTTTACATTCCCGGTCAGGATGATGACAAATACCTAACCACTGTGGAAGAAGCTCTCAAGAAACCAGAAACGGAAAAGAAATTCTACACCGGTTTAACTCCTCCTCCACCTGAACAAAAATATTATACCGGTTTGATTCCTCCCCCAGAGCAAAAGTATGCTACAGGTGCCATTCTTCCGGAAGACCTTAAACCTCAACCACCTAAGAAGGAGTACTACACTGGTTTGCTTATTCCTGaagaattcaaaacccaagAGCCTGAAAACAAACAATACTCCGGTTTGCTTCCTCCCACTGGTACCAATaaccaaaaacccccaaagcaGTACTACACTGGTCTACTAATTCCTGAAGAACTTAAAAATCAACAACCTGTAAAGCAGTACTACACTGGTCTGAGTATTCCTGAAGAATTCAAAACCCAAAAGCctgaaaacaaatatttcacCGGTTTGCTTCCTCCCACTGGTAGCAATAACCAAAAGCCCGAACAGAAATATTACACCGGTTTGCTTCCACCCACTGGTACCAATaaccaaaaacccccaaagcaGTACTACACTGGTCTTCTAATTCCTGAAGAACTTCAAAATCAACAACCTGTAAAGCAATACTACACTGGTTTGAGTATTCCTGAAGAATTCAAAACCGAAAAGCCAGAAATCAAATATTACACCGGTTTGCTTCCTCCCACTGGTGCCAATAATCAAAAACCACAAAAGCAGTACTACACTGGACTGAGTATTCctgaagaatttaaaaatcaaCAACCTGTAAAGGAGTACTACACTGGCCTTCTTATTCCTGAAGAACTTCAAAATCAACAACCTGTAAAGCAATACTACACTGGTTTGAGTATTCCTGAAGATCTCAAAAATCAACAACCTGTAAAGCAGTACTACACCGGGCTGAGTATTCCTGAAGAATTCAAAACCCAACAGCCTGAAAACAAATATTACACTGGTTTGCTTCCTCCCTCTGGCACCAATAACCAAAAACCCCAACAGAAATATTACACCGGCTTGCTTCCTCCCACTGGTGCCAATAACCAAAAACCCCAACAGAAATATTACACCGGCCTAACTCCTCCCACTG GTGACTATTGGAACTCCTACAACTATGCACAGCAAACTCCCAAAAAGGATTACTATACCGGTTTAGCATATTACCCAGGTCAATACTCATCTTTTGGCGATTATTGGACCCAACAATCCAGCAGACATTCGTATCCCAGTTATTCTTATCATCAAACCAGTGTAAAAGTTCCACGTGTATCAAGTTTGTGGTATAATTGGTACAGTAGCCCAAGTTACTTCCCCAACACCGGCTACAATTCCTATTTCTTCTAG